A DNA window from Actinomadura luzonensis contains the following coding sequences:
- a CDS encoding alpha/beta hydrolase, translating into MIALAGTAGATTAPTYYGQRPAWSSCGGGFQCATLRVPLDYSKPRGRQIKISLIKLPATGKKIGSLVLNFGGPGVSGVDSLRAARTTVSATLRQRFDVVSFDPRGVGRSAPVRCFGTLGMDAYLAADATPDDRSERAALKQWGKTLAQACAANSGKELLAHVSTGEAARDLDLMRSALGDSRLTYLGWSYGTYLGARYADLYPGRIRAMVLDGAEDPQQTGAEFQKAQNQGFQVALNSFLRDCFKHKDCPFRKHTLTAAGKRLDTLLRRADRAPLRNTADGRQVSESIVRTGIIAALYSTDSWKVLRGALTAAFQGDGTTLLFLSDFYNGRRQDGTYDNETFAHQAISCLDHPETPCPYWPVKGKRFTKKVTAAGSPPIVVVGTTRDPATPYALARSLAAQLRHGVLLTNDGDGHTAYHGGSSCVERQVDRYLVTGRAPARDACHASPKA; encoded by the coding sequence TTGATCGCCCTCGCGGGCACGGCGGGAGCCACCACCGCGCCCACGTATTACGGCCAGCGTCCGGCCTGGTCGTCCTGCGGTGGTGGCTTCCAGTGCGCCACCTTGCGGGTGCCGCTCGACTATTCGAAGCCGCGCGGCAGGCAGATCAAGATCAGCCTGATAAAACTGCCGGCGACCGGAAAGAAGATCGGCTCACTGGTGCTGAACTTCGGCGGCCCCGGCGTTTCCGGCGTGGACAGCCTGCGCGCGGCCAGGACGACCGTCTCGGCGACGCTGCGGCAGCGGTTCGACGTGGTCTCCTTCGACCCGCGCGGCGTCGGCCGCTCGGCCCCGGTGCGCTGCTTCGGCACCCTCGGCATGGACGCCTACCTCGCCGCCGACGCCACCCCAGACGACAGGAGCGAGCGGGCCGCGCTCAAGCAGTGGGGCAAGACACTCGCCCAGGCCTGCGCCGCCAACTCGGGCAAGGAGCTGCTGGCGCACGTCAGCACCGGCGAGGCCGCCCGCGACCTGGACCTCATGCGCTCGGCGCTGGGCGACTCCCGCCTGACCTACCTCGGCTGGTCCTACGGCACCTACCTGGGCGCCCGCTACGCCGACCTGTACCCGGGCCGGATCCGCGCCATGGTGCTGGACGGCGCCGAGGACCCCCAGCAGACCGGGGCGGAGTTCCAGAAGGCGCAGAACCAGGGCTTCCAGGTGGCGCTGAACTCGTTCCTGCGCGACTGCTTCAAGCACAAGGACTGCCCGTTCAGGAAGCACACGCTGACCGCCGCGGGCAAGCGCCTCGACACGCTGCTCCGACGGGCCGACCGCGCCCCGCTGCGCAACACGGCGGACGGGCGGCAGGTGAGCGAGTCGATCGTGCGCACCGGCATCATCGCCGCCCTGTACTCGACGGACTCGTGGAAGGTGCTGCGCGGCGCGCTGACCGCCGCGTTCCAGGGCGACGGCACGACCCTGCTGTTCCTGTCCGACTTCTACAACGGCCGGCGCCAGGACGGCACCTACGACAACGAGACGTTCGCCCACCAGGCGATCAGCTGCCTGGACCACCCCGAGACGCCGTGCCCGTACTGGCCGGTGAAGGGCAAGCGGTTCACCAAGAAGGTGACGGCGGCCGGCTCGCCGCCGATCGTGGTGGTGGGCACGACCCGTGACCCGGCCACCCCGTACGCGCTGGCCAGGTCGCTGGCCGCCCAGCTCAGGCACGGCGTGCTGCTGACCAACGACGGCGACGGCCACACGGCCTACCACGGCGGCTCGTCCTGCGTGGAGCGCCAGGTGGACCGCTACCTGGTCACGGGCCGCGCGCCCGCCCGCGACGCCTGCCACGCTTCTCCCAAGGCCTGA
- a CDS encoding AAA family ATPase gives MLIIIRGNSGSGKSSVARAAREAYGRRGLAVVPQDVVRRDLLREEDRPGAVNIGLLDVMCRHVLDAGHHVILEGILAASRYGDMLGALCRDHRGATRCYYLDVSWEETVRRHATRPQRTAFTPDDMRPWYRRRDLLPGGLETVVPEASTLAETVRLVLGETGLLPAAGGRQEAADHEAGDAAAGAR, from the coding sequence GTGCTGATCATCATCCGCGGCAACTCCGGCTCGGGCAAGTCGAGCGTCGCCCGGGCCGCGCGCGAGGCGTACGGCCGCCGCGGCCTCGCCGTCGTGCCCCAGGACGTGGTCCGCCGCGACCTCCTGCGCGAGGAGGACCGGCCGGGCGCCGTCAACATCGGCCTGCTGGACGTGATGTGCCGCCACGTCCTGGACGCCGGCCACCACGTGATCCTCGAGGGCATCCTGGCCGCGAGCCGGTACGGCGACATGCTGGGCGCGCTGTGCCGCGACCACCGGGGCGCCACCCGCTGCTACTACCTGGACGTGTCCTGGGAGGAGACCGTGCGCCGGCACGCCACCCGCCCGCAGCGCACCGCGTTCACCCCCGACGACATGCGCCCGTGGTACCGGCGGCGCGACCTGCTGCCCGGCGGGCTGGAGACGGTCGTGCCGGAGGCCAGCACGCTGGCGGAGACCGTCCGCCTCGTGCTCGGCGAGACCGGCCTCCTGCCGGCGGCGGGCGGCCGGCAGGAGGCCGCGGACCACGAGGCGGGTGACGCCGCCGCCGGAGCGCGGTAG
- a CDS encoding helix-turn-helix domain-containing protein, whose product MTAKLDYQWHLREVMATRGMFSTTDLRPLLLERGVNLSSSQIYRLVAEKPERLSMKTLMALLDILGCRMEELIEPIRETGRRRKTASAEQPEETAGPEPGVGDFRPRRARVTPEP is encoded by the coding sequence ATGACCGCCAAGCTGGACTACCAGTGGCACCTGCGCGAGGTCATGGCGACCCGCGGCATGTTCTCCACCACCGACCTGCGGCCGCTGCTGCTGGAGCGGGGCGTGAATCTGTCATCGAGCCAGATCTACCGGCTGGTCGCCGAAAAGCCCGAACGGCTGAGCATGAAGACCTTGATGGCGCTGCTGGACATCCTCGGCTGTCGAATGGAAGAGCTGATCGAACCGATCCGGGAGACTGGCCGCCGCCGCAAGACCGCCTCAGCCGAGCAGCCCGAGGAGACGGCCGGCCCGGAGCCTGGGGTCGGGGACTTTCGTCCGCGACGGGCGCGCGTAACCCCTGAGCCCTGA
- a CDS encoding TetR/AcrR family transcriptional regulator, translating into MPSAFAEEERLRIIEQLLDTATHLFSTQGLRKTSLEELTAPAGIAKSSLYAFFDSKEDLYFEALLRQSEQVRRRVIDEGLNRGADTRDALRRFLRATVAELDSNPLYRRLMSHPQEMAAVTAKLTPERMAAATDGPMADVLQFLSTHLKDDPQVLLGVLRAVLLTPLHADHLGTEIYPAVMNRLIDAVTEGITP; encoded by the coding sequence ATGCCGTCGGCGTTCGCCGAGGAAGAGCGGTTGCGGATCATCGAGCAGTTGCTGGACACCGCCACCCACCTCTTCTCGACCCAGGGGCTACGCAAGACATCCCTGGAAGAGTTGACCGCTCCCGCGGGCATCGCCAAGTCCTCGCTGTATGCCTTCTTCGACTCCAAGGAGGACCTGTACTTCGAGGCATTGCTGCGCCAGAGCGAGCAGGTCCGGCGCCGGGTGATCGACGAGGGCCTCAACCGCGGCGCCGACACGCGCGACGCGCTGCGCCGCTTCCTGCGCGCCACAGTCGCCGAACTCGACAGCAATCCGCTCTACCGGCGGCTGATGTCGCACCCTCAGGAGATGGCCGCGGTCACCGCCAAGCTCACCCCCGAGCGCATGGCCGCAGCGACGGACGGCCCGATGGCCGATGTGCTCCAGTTCCTCAGCACCCATCTGAAAGACGATCCGCAGGTCCTGCTCGGCGTGCTGCGCGCGGTCCTGCTGACCCCGCTGCACGCCGACCACCTAGGCACCGAGATCTATCCGGCCGTGATGAACCGTCTGATCGACGCGGTCACAGAAGGGATCACCCCATGA
- a CDS encoding alpha/beta fold hydrolase — protein sequence MMNGLPYLSAGAGAPLVVLLYTPQAANPTGLARWSTMRMVRPFTKHFTVYVVNRPPGLPSTTTMADLAALYAQAIKATFEGPVNILAISTGGSIALQLAADHPGLVDRLVLGGTACALGPVGKRAQRNYIERARQGRRPSPALAEIVTGSAIGQRLLRCLLWLSDSGHKDHSDAVTVLNAEDGFDLRGRLHDIKAATLLIQGGKDLVYPLELARYTVEGIPDAQLLVYPGRSHSGTFTDKRFTSDALAFLTDA from the coding sequence ATGATGAACGGCCTGCCGTACCTGTCGGCCGGTGCGGGAGCACCCTTGGTCGTCCTGCTCTACACCCCGCAAGCGGCCAACCCGACGGGCCTGGCACGCTGGTCCACGATGCGGATGGTGCGACCGTTCACCAAACACTTCACCGTCTATGTCGTCAACCGGCCACCCGGGCTGCCGTCAACCACGACGATGGCCGACCTCGCCGCCCTCTACGCGCAAGCGATCAAAGCCACCTTCGAGGGTCCGGTGAACATCCTGGCCATCTCCACCGGTGGCTCCATCGCCCTGCAACTTGCCGCCGACCATCCCGGCCTGGTCGACCGCCTGGTCCTGGGGGGCACGGCCTGCGCTCTCGGCCCTGTCGGCAAGCGAGCCCAACGTAACTACATCGAACGCGCACGCCAAGGCAGGCGGCCCAGTCCCGCCCTGGCCGAGATCGTTACCGGATCAGCGATCGGCCAGAGACTGCTCCGATGCCTGCTGTGGCTGTCGGACAGCGGCCACAAGGACCACAGCGACGCCGTCACCGTGCTGAACGCCGAAGACGGCTTCGACCTGCGCGGTCGGCTGCACGACATCAAGGCGGCCACGCTGCTGATCCAGGGTGGTAAGGACCTCGTCTACCCGCTGGAACTGGCCCGGTACACGGTCGAGGGCATCCCCGACGCCCAACTCCTCGTCTACCCAGGCCGCAGCCACAGCGGCACATTCACCGATAAGCGCTTCACCTCCGACGCACTGGCCTTCCTGACAGACGCGTGA
- a CDS encoding SRPBCC family protein — translation MAEFEATRGMPADSTLVFGVASDVTVMDRWLPQGLHVSDAGPDKVEAEGDLVPGDGSHEGLFRAQEDQLRVEWGGRDHPDYAGWLQVSDSASGTSEVTVHISLLDEPGSGERADEVRELLDRSLDRLADEVGRRVDDAS, via the coding sequence ATGGCGGAATTCGAAGCAACTCGGGGCATGCCGGCCGACAGCACGCTCGTGTTCGGCGTCGCCTCCGACGTGACCGTGATGGACCGCTGGCTGCCGCAGGGCCTGCACGTCTCCGACGCCGGCCCCGACAAGGTGGAGGCCGAGGGCGACCTGGTGCCCGGCGACGGCAGCCACGAGGGGCTGTTCCGCGCCCAGGAGGACCAGCTGCGGGTGGAGTGGGGCGGGCGCGACCACCCCGACTACGCCGGCTGGCTCCAGGTGTCCGACTCGGCGAGCGGCACGAGCGAGGTCACCGTCCACATCTCGCTGCTGGACGAGCCCGGCTCGGGCGAGCGGGCCGACGAGGTCCGCGAGCTGCTCGACCGCTCCCTCGACCGGCTGGCCGACGAGGTGGGCCGGCGCGTCGACGACGCCTCCTGA
- a CDS encoding TIGR02677 family protein, protein MAEPPWAPAELFRFAALERADLHSAILRAFAESAARLEPPLTAAGLHARLPAAGERDLGAALRRLTTWGLLEVVPDPAGFATAEELGRSTSRYALTGRGEAAVAGLRRAATAAASPGAQVTAVLDAIADRLHELDTLLSDPDPARDRRILTAVRELECHLDDLRAAAPRCTATPHPHLAPHPHAGPHPHPGPHPHAGPHLHPDATLAAHQAATLDHLQDLVTGLDRRHHDIAHALDAVARHDVRVLHARALAAAGHPPPAALAADPAGAWLGERAARWEELRSWFAPQDGGEPLVRRLQDAARQAVTALLREAGRLAEAGRRPSSPAADFRALARWFAAAPTEEDAHRLWDAAFGLGPSRHAHLGHADAEHVPAGVPWREAAPVEVSALLRSRGRTERMGRTGRVRDVSALRAERRARAARERAALEAAWSSLTTTPADLDASLPGGRAMRLSQLGELDRDTLARLLDLLGRALAQPRDPAGLRRAATSDGRAEIVLRDPEDGAVTRLRTSEGWLRAPDYLIGLRPAPGHARPGPAADGRAADGRAAVGR, encoded by the coding sequence ATGGCTGAGCCGCCATGGGCGCCGGCCGAGCTGTTCCGGTTCGCCGCGTTGGAGCGGGCGGACCTGCACAGCGCGATCCTGCGCGCCTTCGCCGAGTCCGCCGCCCGCCTCGAACCGCCCCTCACGGCCGCCGGCCTCCACGCCCGCCTCCCGGCCGCGGGGGAGCGCGACCTCGGCGCGGCCCTCCGCCGGCTCACCACGTGGGGGCTGCTCGAGGTCGTCCCCGACCCGGCCGGCTTCGCCACGGCCGAGGAACTGGGGCGCTCGACCTCCCGCTACGCGCTGACCGGGCGCGGCGAGGCCGCCGTCGCGGGGCTGCGGCGCGCGGCGACGGCGGCGGCGTCCCCGGGCGCCCAGGTGACGGCCGTTCTGGACGCCATCGCCGACCGCCTCCACGAGCTCGACACCCTCCTCAGCGACCCCGACCCGGCCCGCGACCGCCGCATCCTGACGGCGGTGCGCGAGCTGGAATGCCACCTGGACGACCTCCGCGCCGCCGCCCCCCGCTGCACCGCCACCCCGCACCCCCACCTCGCCCCGCACCCCCACGCCGGCCCGCACCCCCACCCTGGCCCGCACCCCCACGCCGGCCCGCACCTCCACCCCGACGCGACGCTTGCCGCGCACCAGGCCGCCACCCTCGACCACCTCCAGGACCTCGTCACCGGCCTGGACCGGCGCCACCACGACATCGCCCACGCCCTGGACGCCGTGGCGCGGCACGACGTGCGCGTCCTGCACGCCCGCGCCCTGGCCGCCGCCGGCCACCCGCCGCCCGCCGCCCTCGCGGCCGACCCCGCCGGCGCCTGGCTGGGGGAGCGAGCGGCGCGGTGGGAGGAACTGCGGTCCTGGTTCGCCCCCCAGGACGGCGGCGAGCCGCTGGTGCGGCGGCTCCAGGACGCGGCCCGCCAGGCCGTGACCGCGCTCCTGCGGGAGGCCGGCCGGCTCGCCGAGGCCGGGCGCCGCCCGTCGAGCCCCGCCGCCGACTTCCGCGCGCTGGCCCGCTGGTTCGCCGCCGCCCCCACCGAGGAGGACGCCCACCGCCTGTGGGACGCCGCGTTCGGGCTGGGCCCGTCCAGGCACGCGCACCTCGGCCACGCCGACGCCGAGCACGTCCCGGCCGGGGTGCCGTGGCGGGAGGCGGCGCCGGTCGAGGTGTCGGCCCTGCTCCGCTCGCGCGGGCGTACCGAGCGGATGGGCCGCACCGGCCGCGTCCGCGACGTGTCGGCCCTGCGCGCCGAGCGCCGCGCCCGCGCCGCCCGGGAACGAGCCGCGCTCGAAGCCGCCTGGTCCTCCCTGACCACCACCCCGGCCGACCTCGACGCCTCCCTCCCCGGAGGCCGCGCGATGCGGCTGTCGCAGCTCGGCGAGCTGGACCGCGACACCCTGGCCCGCCTGCTCGACCTCCTCGGACGAGCCCTCGCCCAGCCCCGCGACCCCGCCGGCCTCCGCCGCGCCGCGACCTCCGACGGCCGCGCCGAGATCGTCCTGCGCGACCCGGAGGACGGCGCGGTGACGCGGCTCCGCACGTCCGAGGGCTGGCTCCGCGCCCCCGACTACCTCATCGGCCTCCGGCCGGCCCCCGGCCACGCCCGTCCAGGACCGGCGGCGGATGGCAGGGCGGCGGATGGCAGGGCGGCGGTGGGCCGATGA
- a CDS encoding TIGR02678 family protein, with product MSSRANQLARAEKEEIARAVRALLARPLVARRSDPAAFDLVRKRRGPLVQWFDYFCGWRLVVEPRQGYARLVKVAARADATRPARRPRGAPFDRRRYTLLCLCAAELLAVPVTTIGDLMRRVTQAAAVEPGVPAFDPARGDERAAFADALKLLEHYGALTPATDSPPGGEDAPVLYHVDTTLLIRLLATPTPPSRSLTPSCPAPSWPAASCPVPTWPDLAALLTEPRHGGDDPTPTQATLRARHTLLRRLLDEPVVYRDELTPEQSAYAASSAGRRTIRRAAEEAGLVLEERAEGFLLVDPDGTATDTRFPDDGSPAKVAALLLLDPLLTAGPLTTARLEEEAAGLLGRFPRWARSYRSDDGAARLAADALEVLALFGLARRTGDRVAALPAAARYRVADLVEDA from the coding sequence ATGAGCAGCCGTGCCAACCAGCTCGCCCGGGCCGAGAAGGAGGAGATCGCCCGCGCCGTCCGGGCGCTGCTCGCCCGCCCGCTGGTGGCCCGGCGGTCCGACCCGGCCGCGTTCGACCTGGTCAGGAAGCGGCGCGGGCCGCTCGTCCAGTGGTTCGACTACTTCTGCGGCTGGCGGCTGGTCGTCGAGCCCCGGCAGGGCTACGCCCGGCTCGTGAAGGTCGCCGCCCGCGCCGACGCCACCCGCCCGGCCCGCCGCCCGCGCGGGGCCCCGTTCGACCGCCGCCGCTACACGCTGCTGTGCCTGTGCGCGGCCGAGCTGCTCGCCGTGCCGGTCACCACGATCGGCGACCTGATGCGGCGGGTGACGCAGGCCGCCGCCGTCGAGCCCGGCGTGCCCGCGTTCGACCCGGCCCGGGGGGACGAGCGAGCGGCGTTCGCCGACGCGCTGAAGCTCCTGGAGCACTACGGCGCCCTCACCCCCGCGACGGACTCCCCGCCCGGCGGCGAGGACGCCCCGGTCCTCTACCACGTGGACACCACCCTGCTGATCCGCCTGCTCGCCACCCCCACCCCGCCCTCCCGCAGCCTCACCCCCTCCTGCCCCGCCCCCTCCTGGCCCGCCGCCTCCTGCCCTGTCCCCACCTGGCCCGACCTCGCCGCGCTCCTCACCGAGCCCCGCCACGGCGGTGACGACCCGACCCCGACCCAGGCCACCCTCCGGGCCCGCCATACCCTCCTCCGCCGCCTCCTTGACGAGCCCGTCGTCTACCGCGACGAGCTGACCCCCGAGCAGTCGGCCTACGCCGCCTCCTCCGCCGGCCGCCGCACGATCCGCCGCGCCGCCGAGGAGGCCGGCCTCGTCCTGGAGGAACGCGCGGAGGGCTTCCTGCTCGTCGACCCCGACGGCACCGCCACGGACACCCGGTTCCCCGACGACGGCAGCCCCGCCAAGGTCGCCGCCCTGCTCCTGCTCGACCCGCTCCTCACGGCCGGCCCGCTCACCACGGCGCGGCTGGAGGAGGAGGCCGCCGGCCTGCTGGGCCGCTTCCCCCGATGGGCCAGGTCGTACCGGTCCGACGACGGGGCGGCCCGCCTCGCCGCCGACGCGCTCGAGGTGCTGGCGCTGTTCGGGCTGGCCCGCCGTACGGGCGACCGGGTCGCCGCGCTGCCCGCCGCCGCCCGCTACCGGGTCGCCGACCTCGTGGAGGACGCATGA